The proteins below come from a single Eubacterium limosum genomic window:
- a CDS encoding protein-ADP-ribose hydrolase, with protein MNRNEQMLWLITALRAEQPEYNNIKIPETGEERWRLLRSLMNVRLPMPAGPDFLARQDTFLQAETARKGITRVGDLAPVQEGLYLWQGDITTLQADAIVNAANSQLLGCFVPCHRCIDNAIHTYAGVQLRQVCHELMIRQGTPEPTGAAKITPGYNLPADWVLHTVGPIVSGGLTDEHCELLRRCYQACLALADEKGLRSLAFCCISTGEFHFPPKKAAAIAVETVKAFMQGARSLKKVVFNVYKDEDLKIYQSLLRK; from the coding sequence ATGAACCGAAACGAGCAGATGCTCTGGCTGATCACCGCTCTGCGGGCAGAACAGCCAGAATATAACAATATCAAAATCCCGGAGACAGGGGAAGAAAGGTGGCGGCTGCTCCGGTCACTGATGAACGTGCGCCTGCCCATGCCCGCAGGCCCCGACTTTCTGGCGCGCCAGGACACCTTCCTGCAGGCCGAGACAGCGCGTAAGGGCATTACCCGGGTCGGGGACCTGGCGCCTGTGCAGGAGGGGCTGTACCTCTGGCAGGGCGATATCACCACCCTTCAGGCCGACGCCATTGTGAACGCGGCCAACAGCCAGCTGCTGGGCTGTTTTGTGCCCTGCCACAGATGTATCGATAACGCCATCCACACCTACGCCGGCGTCCAGCTGCGTCAGGTCTGCCACGAGCTCATGATCCGGCAGGGGACGCCAGAACCCACCGGAGCAGCCAAAATCACCCCGGGTTATAACCTGCCCGCGGACTGGGTGCTCCACACAGTCGGCCCCATTGTCAGTGGCGGGCTGACAGATGAACACTGCGAGCTGCTGCGGCGCTGCTACCAGGCCTGTCTGGCGCTGGCTGATGAAAAGGGCCTGCGCAGCCTGGCCTTTTGCTGTATCTCTACCGGGGAGTTTCACTTCCCACCGAAAAAAGCCGCCGCCATTGCTGTGGAGACAGTAAAAGCGTTTATGCAGGGCGCCAGGAGCCTGAAAAAAGTTGTATTTAACGTCTATAAGGACGAGGATTTGAAAATCTACCAGTCTCTGCTGAGAAAATGA
- a CDS encoding winged helix-turn-helix transcriptional regulator: MNDRPLPACPVETTLMLIGSKWKVLILRDLMDGTRRFSELKKSIGVITQKVLTSNLRDMEACGLLTRTVYPEVPPRVEYTLTETGYSLKPILDSMVDWGTAYKNQAESARP; encoded by the coding sequence ATGAACGACCGACCACTTCCAGCCTGTCCTGTCGAAACCACGCTGATGCTCATCGGCAGTAAATGGAAGGTTTTGATTTTGAGAGACCTGATGGACGGCACCCGCCGTTTCAGCGAGCTTAAAAAATCCATCGGGGTCATTACCCAGAAGGTGCTGACCTCTAACCTGAGAGATATGGAGGCCTGCGGCCTGCTCACCCGCACCGTCTATCCCGAGGTGCCCCCTAGGGTCGAATATACCCTGACCGAGACTGGCTACAGCCTGAAGCCCATTCTCGACTCCATGGTGGACTGGGGGACCGCCTATAAAAACCAGGCTGAGTCTGCCAGGCCATGA
- a CDS encoding butyryl-CoA:acetate CoA-transferase, producing MSFIKEYAEKLVTAEEAVKVVKSGDWLDYGWCSATARELDKALAAHVVENDLVDLKIRGGILMWVPEIFKIENPADHITWNSWHMSGIERKAIAQGFAYYTPIRYSEMPRYYRDSKQDVDVAMFQVAPMDDHGYFNFGPNASHMMAMCERAKTIIVEVNKNMPRCLGGFEEAIHISQVDKIVEGPNPLMAELGAGGPATDVDKRVAELIVEEIPNGACLQLGIGGMPNAVGSLIAESDLKDLGVHTEMYVDAFVDIAKAGKINGSKKNIDRFRQTYAFGAGTQKLYDYIHDNPQCMSAPVDYTNDIRSISAIDNFMSINNAVDVDLFGQVSSESSGIKHISGAGGQLDFVLGAYLSNGGKSFICCSSTFTTRDGEMKSRIVPTLQPGSVVTDTRANIHYLVTEYGKVNLKGLSTWEKCDAIISVAHPDFRDELIAEAEKMHIWRRTNKEN from the coding sequence ATGAGTTTTATTAAAGAATATGCTGAAAAACTGGTAACGGCAGAAGAAGCGGTCAAGGTTGTAAAATCCGGCGACTGGCTGGATTACGGCTGGTGCTCCGCCACAGCGAGAGAGCTGGACAAGGCACTGGCAGCCCATGTGGTCGAAAACGACCTGGTTGACCTTAAAATTCGCGGCGGTATCCTGATGTGGGTGCCCGAGATTTTTAAAATTGAAAATCCGGCAGACCATATCACCTGGAATTCCTGGCACATGAGCGGTATTGAGAGAAAAGCCATTGCCCAGGGCTTCGCTTACTACACACCGATCCGTTACTCCGAAATGCCGAGATACTACAGAGATTCCAAACAGGATGTGGACGTGGCCATGTTCCAGGTCGCACCGATGGATGATCACGGTTATTTCAACTTCGGCCCCAATGCCTCACACATGATGGCAATGTGCGAACGCGCAAAAACAATCATCGTAGAAGTCAATAAAAATATGCCGAGATGCCTTGGCGGCTTTGAAGAAGCCATCCACATCTCTCAGGTTGACAAAATCGTCGAAGGCCCGAATCCCCTCATGGCAGAGCTGGGCGCCGGCGGTCCAGCAACCGACGTTGATAAAAGAGTCGCTGAGCTGATCGTAGAAGAAATTCCGAACGGCGCATGCCTCCAGCTTGGTATCGGGGGAATGCCAAACGCTGTCGGGTCACTCATCGCGGAATCCGACCTGAAGGATCTGGGCGTTCATACCGAAATGTACGTCGATGCCTTTGTCGATATCGCAAAAGCCGGCAAAATCAACGGCTCCAAGAAAAACATCGACCGCTTCCGCCAGACCTATGCCTTTGGCGCAGGTACCCAGAAGCTGTATGATTACATCCACGACAATCCGCAATGCATGAGCGCGCCGGTCGATTATACCAACGATATCCGCTCCATCTCTGCCATTGATAATTTCATGTCCATCAACAACGCTGTTGACGTCGACCTCTTTGGCCAGGTCAGCTCAGAATCCTCCGGGATCAAGCACATCAGCGGTGCCGGCGGACAGCTCGACTTTGTGCTGGGCGCGTACCTGTCAAACGGCGGAAAGAGCTTTATCTGCTGCTCCTCCACCTTTACGACCAGAGACGGCGAAATGAAATCCCGCATTGTACCAACCCTGCAGCCAGGCTCCGTTGTTACCGACACCCGCGCGAACATCCACTACCTGGTAACCGAATACGGCAAGGTCAACCTCAAGGGCCTGTCCACCTGGGAAAAATGTGACGCCATCATCTCCGTCGCCCACCCGGATTTCCGCGACGAGCTTATCGCAGAAGCCGAAAAGATGCACATCTGGAGACGAACCAACAAGGAAAACTAA
- a CDS encoding SHOCT-like domain-containing protein has translation MEEKMRILKMVEEGKISAEQAVGLLDALTQAVPAEAPAGNWVEPVSAPDGGYDDKMLRVVVDTPEGDKVNVQLPVKIVRQMLKVTGKLPIQWEGSEKVDLEALTTAILECIDNETLGTIVDVSASDGSTVKVYIG, from the coding sequence ATGGAAGAAAAAATGAGAATATTAAAAATGGTAGAAGAAGGCAAAATTTCCGCCGAGCAGGCAGTGGGCCTGTTAGACGCGCTGACCCAGGCAGTCCCGGCGGAAGCCCCGGCGGGCAACTGGGTTGAGCCGGTGAGCGCCCCAGACGGAGGTTACGATGACAAAATGCTGCGGGTGGTGGTGGACACCCCGGAGGGGGACAAGGTGAACGTACAGCTGCCCGTTAAAATTGTGCGGCAGATGCTCAAGGTTACCGGGAAGCTGCCGATCCAGTGGGAAGGCTCTGAGAAAGTTGACCTGGAAGCCCTGACCACGGCCATTCTGGAATGTATTGATAATGAAACCCTGGGGACCATTGTGGATGTGAGTGCATCCGACGGCTCAACCGTTAAAGTCTACATTGGCTGA
- a CDS encoding DUF2089 domain-containing protein, with protein MYQVISRCPVCGGRLKAVKLQCENCDTAIENDFCLSKFDYLSAEDLFFAETFLVCRGNIKEVEKRLKISYPTVRSRLDGIIEKLGGKPESPPPVSEARKKEILDALENGEITPEEALEQMKETE; from the coding sequence ATGTACCAGGTAATTAGCCGATGCCCTGTGTGCGGCGGCAGGCTTAAAGCCGTTAAGCTCCAGTGCGAAAATTGTGATACCGCCATCGAAAATGATTTCTGCCTGAGCAAATTCGATTATCTCTCCGCAGAGGATCTGTTTTTCGCTGAGACCTTTCTGGTCTGCCGGGGCAATATCAAGGAAGTGGAAAAACGGCTGAAGATTTCCTACCCGACGGTCCGCTCCCGTCTGGACGGGATCATCGAGAAGCTCGGCGGAAAACCCGAGAGCCCGCCGCCGGTTTCCGAAGCGCGGAAAAAGGAGATACTGGACGCTCTGGAAAACGGGGAGATCACGCCAGAGGAAGCGCTGGAACAGATGAAGGAAACCGAGTAG
- a CDS encoding uroporphyrinogen decarboxylase family protein, protein MNTNEILAYRKKLFSDVTNHEVPDRVPLCPFVETWAFHYAGISIKDAFMKDNNLLFEGIKKFTDDVPVDAIGSISNTIPFKMGKHYGEGIYTVNDDGVQIKGSYGKLMEGEELSELAKGAKEFFANKLAPRKFPKLDQSLEKNVDLIKESIKDMNDWNAYNGEVIARIEKELGIPVIIKATNYMPIDVVLDYLRDFVGISADVRKRPDELYAASEVLLDFVMEMCLDSKLPVDEKWLFSPLHYPTYMRPKDFEKLYFPFLKKYIEEFSVKRGYTLHFFMENDWMPYLDILQDLPANAKVIGLFEAGNAKEIKEKLKGKMIYHGGLSASDLMYRTKEEVGDIVRKTFDELAPGGGFIYGTEFSMMNLNDGKPENFIEAMTVAKEYGKY, encoded by the coding sequence ATGAATACAAATGAAATATTAGCTTACCGGAAAAAGTTGTTTTCAGATGTGACAAACCATGAGGTGCCAGATCGGGTGCCGCTGTGTCCTTTTGTTGAAACCTGGGCATTTCATTATGCGGGGATCAGTATTAAAGACGCTTTTATGAAAGATAACAATCTTTTATTCGAAGGGATTAAAAAATTTACCGATGATGTTCCAGTAGACGCAATCGGAAGTATCTCAAATACGATTCCCTTTAAGATGGGAAAACATTACGGCGAAGGCATTTACACGGTCAATGACGATGGCGTTCAGATTAAAGGCTCCTACGGGAAACTAATGGAAGGTGAAGAACTGTCTGAACTGGCAAAGGGCGCCAAAGAATTTTTTGCCAATAAGCTCGCGCCCAGAAAGTTTCCCAAATTAGATCAAAGCTTGGAAAAAAATGTCGATTTGATAAAAGAATCAATTAAGGATATGAACGATTGGAACGCTTATAATGGCGAAGTGATCGCCCGAATCGAGAAAGAATTAGGGATACCGGTCATCATTAAAGCAACAAATTACATGCCGATTGATGTCGTTCTTGACTATCTGCGAGATTTTGTAGGGATTTCTGCCGATGTACGCAAAAGACCCGATGAGCTTTATGCGGCTTCCGAAGTTTTGTTAGATTTTGTTATGGAAATGTGCTTGGATTCAAAACTGCCCGTAGATGAAAAATGGCTGTTTTCCCCTCTTCACTATCCAACCTATATGCGGCCAAAAGACTTTGAAAAATTATACTTTCCATTTTTGAAAAAATATATTGAAGAATTTAGCGTAAAACGTGGATATACGCTGCATTTTTTTATGGAAAATGATTGGATGCCATATTTGGATATTCTTCAGGACCTCCCTGCGAATGCAAAAGTAATCGGCCTGTTTGAGGCTGGAAACGCAAAAGAAATCAAAGAAAAACTTAAAGGCAAGATGATTTATCATGGTGGACTCTCGGCTTCCGATTTGATGTACCGAACAAAAGAAGAAGTGGGTGATATTGTCAGAAAAACCTTTGATGAACTTGCACCCGGTGGCGGATTTATCTATGGAACCGAGTTTTCAATGATGAATCTTAATGATGGAAAGCCAGAAAACTTTATTGAAGCGATGACCGTTGCAAAAGAATATGGAAAATACTAG
- a CDS encoding MFS transporter has product MNDETKKGSRWLILFLLFAAFMGSFAARMIWSPFIASASEELGINAAQAGLFVSMFYIGYMVTQLPGGILADRIGVKYVLSISVMITGIFTLLISIIDSYTLGLVFRLLAGLGSGTIVACSSRVIASSFEVQRRGTAMGIFFSATMAGLLLSNTLAPIALRIGTWRTGFLWLGAGLIILAVLLFLFIQKEPRKITNETVFGGVITVFKVKNVLIMAFVGFSYIWLVLAFATWANRYMGSIGIDVTAAAAVMSWYSVAGLVGTIIGGWVVDALKLNRRYFVIMLFVLMIITTFVFSVQTTILGLSIVAAVYGFVSYLPNSNLTSLVITYAGDKYAATAVGGTNFIWQFGAVLSPTIAGAVFGSTGSFSAVWIVLIALPVLGILGLFLLRNKQ; this is encoded by the coding sequence ATGAATGATGAAACAAAAAAGGGATCTCGGTGGTTAATTCTTTTTCTGCTATTTGCGGCATTTATGGGATCATTTGCAGCGCGGATGATCTGGTCTCCGTTTATTGCATCGGCGTCTGAAGAATTAGGAATTAACGCAGCTCAGGCAGGTTTGTTTGTTTCGATGTTTTATATTGGCTATATGGTCACTCAATTACCAGGGGGAATTCTGGCTGACCGTATAGGCGTCAAGTATGTTTTATCCATATCAGTAATGATAACAGGCATATTTACCCTGCTTATCAGTATAATTGATTCTTATACACTTGGTTTGGTTTTTCGTTTACTGGCGGGTTTGGGGTCCGGCACCATTGTGGCCTGTTCCTCAAGAGTGATCGCTTCAAGTTTTGAGGTTCAACGGCGCGGCACGGCAATGGGAATTTTCTTTTCTGCAACAATGGCGGGGCTATTGCTGAGCAATACCCTTGCGCCAATTGCGTTGCGTATTGGGACCTGGCGGACAGGCTTCCTTTGGCTGGGGGCAGGATTAATTATTTTAGCGGTTTTACTATTCCTGTTTATCCAGAAAGAACCACGGAAGATAACAAATGAGACTGTTTTTGGCGGTGTCATCACAGTATTTAAAGTTAAAAATGTGTTGATTATGGCCTTTGTCGGTTTTTCGTATATATGGCTGGTTCTGGCCTTTGCCACATGGGCGAATCGCTATATGGGCTCAATTGGTATTGATGTAACTGCGGCCGCGGCCGTCATGAGCTGGTACAGCGTTGCGGGATTAGTTGGAACGATTATTGGCGGCTGGGTCGTCGATGCGCTTAAACTAAACCGGCGTTATTTCGTGATTATGTTGTTTGTGCTGATGATTATTACGACCTTTGTGTTTTCGGTTCAGACAACAATTTTGGGCCTCAGCATTGTAGCCGCGGTCTATGGCTTTGTCTCTTACCTGCCGAATTCAAATCTTACCTCGTTGGTCATTACCTATGCCGGGGATAAATACGCGGCAACAGCCGTCGGAGGAACGAATTTTATCTGGCAGTTTGGTGCGGTATTAAGTCCAACCATTGCGGGAGCTGTTTTTGGCTCTACCGGCAGTTTCAGTGCGGTTTGGATTGTACTAATTGCCTTGCCAGTTCTGGGAATTTTGGGATTATTCCTTTTACGAAACAAACAATAA
- a CDS encoding TetR/AcrR family transcriptional regulator, with protein sequence MLSNENETTKKRILQSAKFNFYHYGYKKTTISKIFSEIDIPIGVFTYYFKKKDLLVQEIYKELFDSIDRLIVQNYPNLKTSYFLKQTILSKIYHEIILSDEKNAQFYYEVLEKNSNYRVNKDITDPIFKKYIDEFNLILSDEQFEIMCVLNAGARREFFMHYFQHHLNLSPYEVSDYVESIIPLMMRIDKSIVDSILLQSANIAKSLNYSSIKFLV encoded by the coding sequence ATGCTTAGTAATGAAAATGAGACCACCAAAAAACGTATCCTTCAGTCTGCAAAATTTAATTTCTATCATTATGGCTATAAGAAAACAACGATATCGAAAATATTTTCGGAGATTGATATTCCCATTGGCGTGTTTACCTATTATTTTAAAAAAAAAGATTTGCTCGTTCAGGAAATATATAAAGAACTTTTTGATTCTATCGACCGGCTGATCGTTCAAAATTATCCCAATTTAAAGACTTCATACTTTTTAAAACAAACAATATTGTCTAAAATTTACCATGAAATTATTTTAAGCGATGAGAAAAATGCTCAGTTTTATTATGAAGTTCTGGAAAAAAACTCGAATTACCGCGTAAATAAGGATATTACAGACCCCATTTTCAAAAAGTACATCGACGAATTTAATCTCATTCTTTCTGATGAACAATTTGAAATCATGTGTGTCCTTAACGCCGGAGCCCGCAGAGAATTTTTTATGCACTATTTTCAGCACCATTTAAACCTGTCACCTTACGAGGTTTCAGATTATGTCGAGTCTATCATTCCGCTTATGATGCGTATTGATAAAAGCATTGTCGACAGTATTCTTCTCCAATCCGCCAATATCGCAAAATCCTTAAATTACAGCAGTATTAAATTTCTTGTGTGA
- a CDS encoding class II fructose-bisphosphate aldolase, with translation MLVTLNEIMKDAYAKKYAVGAFNTVNLASIRAVLDAAEKLDAPVILQHAQIHERIAPLKVIGPVMLEMARAAQVPVCVHLDHGEDIDYLLSAMEMGFTSVMFDGSALPYDENVAGTRAVVQAAANYHVSVEAELGRVLRPEGGGEPSEEEADLTPEDCYTKPGEALAFVEATGIDALAIAFGTAHGVYEAEPKLDFNRIAEIRRAVNMPLVMHGGSGVGDADFREAIKNGVTKVNYFTYMSLAGGDAVKAFLKENAARAEVRYDELAEAARIAMQAHVEHAIGIFTKQA, from the coding sequence ATGTTAGTCACCCTGAATGAAATCATGAAGGACGCCTACGCCAAAAAGTACGCGGTGGGGGCCTTCAATACCGTTAATCTCGCCAGTATCCGCGCGGTGCTGGACGCGGCCGAAAAGCTGGATGCGCCGGTTATTTTACAGCACGCCCAGATCCATGAGCGCATTGCGCCCCTCAAGGTCATCGGGCCCGTCATGCTGGAAATGGCCAGGGCCGCCCAGGTGCCCGTCTGTGTGCATCTGGACCACGGCGAAGACATTGACTACCTGCTCTCCGCCATGGAAATGGGCTTTACCTCAGTCATGTTTGACGGATCGGCCCTGCCCTATGATGAAAATGTGGCAGGAACCCGCGCAGTGGTACAGGCCGCGGCCAATTATCATGTCTCTGTCGAGGCAGAGCTGGGCCGCGTCCTGCGGCCAGAGGGCGGCGGAGAACCCTCCGAAGAGGAAGCAGACCTCACGCCAGAGGACTGCTACACCAAGCCCGGGGAAGCCCTGGCTTTTGTGGAGGCTACAGGCATCGACGCCCTGGCCATCGCTTTCGGCACAGCCCACGGCGTGTACGAAGCCGAGCCAAAGCTGGATTTTAACCGCATCGCGGAAATCCGCAGGGCTGTGAACATGCCCCTGGTCATGCACGGCGGCTCCGGCGTTGGCGACGCCGACTTCAGAGAGGCCATTAAAAACGGCGTCACCAAGGTCAACTACTTTACCTATATGTCCTTAGCCGGCGGCGACGCCGTCAAGGCCTTTTTAAAGGAAAACGCGGCCCGGGCCGAGGTTCGTTACGACGAGCTGGCCGAAGCCGCCAGGATCGCAATGCAGGCCCATGTCGAGCATGCCATTGGGATCTTTACAAAACAAGCCTGA
- a CDS encoding DUF1667 domain-containing protein: protein MKEVTMCCTTCPSGCALVVTVDGDKVVKVEGNTCKRGIKFAEKELVAPERMLTSTILVRCGGQECLIPIKSKEPMPKDKMLDAMTAIKAVRLDHPVKMGEVIIPNIVDCGVDIVACKSMEGQA from the coding sequence ATGAAAGAAGTAACAATGTGCTGCACAACCTGCCCGTCTGGCTGCGCCCTGGTGGTGACCGTGGACGGCGACAAGGTCGTAAAGGTTGAAGGAAACACCTGCAAACGCGGGATCAAATTTGCCGAAAAGGAACTGGTAGCGCCTGAAAGAATGCTCACCAGCACCATTCTGGTGCGCTGCGGCGGCCAGGAATGCCTGATCCCTATCAAGTCGAAGGAGCCCATGCCAAAGGATAAAATGCTGGACGCCATGACCGCGATCAAGGCGGTGCGCCTGGATCACCCGGTTAAAATGGGCGAGGTCATTATTCCGAACATCGTGGACTGCGGCGTCGATATTGTCGCCTGTAAGTCGATGGAAGGGCAGGCCTGA
- a CDS encoding NAD(P)/FAD-dependent oxidoreductase gives MKILDYDVVIIGGGPAGLGAAVKAKENGARVAVIERNDELGGILNQCIHSGFGLQYFKEELTGPEYAELFINKAKEAGIDCYLKTMVLDITEDRKVTAINEEGTVIFNAGAVVLAMGCRERTRGAIKIPGSRPAGVFTAGLAQRYVNMENFKPGSRVVILGSGDIGLIMARRLTLEGIDVVGVYELMPYPNGLYRNIKNCLDDFDIPLHLSTTVTKINGSDRVESIEVTKVDENLQPVEGTEETIECDTLLLSIGLIPENELSKKAGVELNPVTNGPLVDDSLETNVAGIFACGNVLHVHDLVDNVTMEAEEAGASAARYAKAAKAKEGDALAVKPEGLVRYTVPSKIYKGENDHVIVKFRVGRPVDNARAVITSGGEVVFESRKARKFIPSIMEEIKLKAEQLEALTEPLAVTVKEA, from the coding sequence ATGAAAATTTTAGATTATGATGTCGTCATTATCGGCGGCGGCCCTGCGGGTCTGGGCGCTGCGGTTAAAGCAAAGGAAAACGGCGCCCGGGTAGCGGTCATCGAGAGAAACGATGAGCTGGGCGGTATCTTAAACCAGTGTATTCACAGCGGTTTCGGTCTTCAGTACTTTAAAGAAGAGCTGACAGGGCCGGAATATGCCGAGCTGTTTATCAATAAAGCCAAAGAAGCCGGTATTGACTGCTATTTAAAGACCATGGTCCTGGATATTACAGAGGACCGCAAGGTCACAGCGATCAATGAGGAAGGCACAGTCATTTTCAATGCGGGAGCCGTGGTTTTGGCCATGGGCTGCCGCGAGCGAACAAGAGGGGCAATTAAGATCCCGGGATCAAGACCGGCCGGCGTTTTTACGGCAGGCCTGGCTCAGCGCTATGTGAATATGGAAAACTTTAAACCGGGTAGCAGGGTTGTCATTCTGGGCTCCGGCGATATCGGCCTCATCATGGCCAGACGCCTGACCCTGGAGGGCATCGACGTTGTGGGCGTGTACGAGCTGATGCCGTACCCCAACGGCCTGTACCGTAATATTAAAAATTGTCTGGACGATTTTGATATTCCGCTGCACCTGTCCACCACGGTTACCAAAATCAACGGCAGTGACCGGGTCGAATCCATTGAGGTCACCAAGGTTGACGAAAACCTTCAGCCAGTAGAGGGGACTGAAGAAACCATAGAGTGCGATACACTTTTACTGTCCATTGGTCTGATCCCGGAAAATGAGTTGTCAAAAAAAGCGGGCGTAGAGCTGAACCCGGTTACGAACGGCCCCTTGGTCGACGACTCGCTTGAAACAAACGTCGCCGGTATTTTTGCCTGCGGTAATGTGCTCCATGTCCACGACCTCGTGGACAATGTTACCATGGAGGCAGAGGAAGCCGGCGCGAGCGCTGCCCGTTACGCCAAGGCGGCCAAGGCGAAGGAAGGAGACGCCCTCGCTGTCAAGCCGGAAGGACTTGTGCGTTACACTGTGCCTTCAAAAATTTATAAAGGTGAAAATGACCATGTCATTGTCAAATTCCGCGTGGGCCGCCCGGTGGACAATGCCCGAGCCGTAATCACAAGCGGCGGCGAGGTAGTCTTTGAGAGCAGGAAAGCCCGGAAGTTTATCCCGAGCATCATGGAAGAAATCAAGCTGAAAGCAGAGCAGCTGGAGGCGCTTACAGAGCCCCTGGCAGTGACTGTAAAGGAGGCGTAA